A section of the Stenotrophomonas acidaminiphila genome encodes:
- a CDS encoding 23S rRNA (guanine(2445)-N(2))/(guanine(2069)-N(7))-methyltransferase, whose product MKFFVSCAKGLEYLLADELLALGLPRATATIAGVNAEGELRDAQRVVLWSRLASRVLWPLAEFDCPDEGSLYQGVLAMPWETHLDAELTLAVDAHVSGDAITHARFAAQRIKDAVVDRLRGQGLERPSVNVELPDVRINLSLRKGRATISIDLGGGSLHRRGWRLAQNDAPLKENLAAAVLLRAGWPKIHAEGGGLLDPMCGGGTLLIEGALMAADVAPGLQRYADPSATARPSMAGLSTRPPSRWRGFDQAQWRELVAEARERERVGRAALKQVIHGSDLDPQAIRAARQNAEEAGVGQAIWFGVRDVADLQVPPQETGCVVCNPPYDERLAADAALYRRLGEALKRTVPQWRASLLCGNAELAFATGLRARRTYQLFNGAIECTLIVCDPIAVAGRADDGQPRELSEGAQMVANRLRKNLKKFKSWRARENVSCFRAYDADLPEYAAAIDVYQEDGGKRRTFLHVQEYAAPATIPDADVRRRRNELLAAAREVFEVPAEQVALKSRERGKGGSKYGRFEQRGEFILVRENETLLRVNLFDYLDTGLFLDHRPLRRHMAAQARGKRFLNLFCYTGVASVEAAVAGAAATTSVDLSGTYLQWCADNLALNGMGGSRHQLVQADAIQWLEAEQGQYDVIFCDPPTFSNSARAEDFDVQREQLRLLRAAVARLAPGGVLYFSNNFRRFKLEENAIAGFARCREISARTIGPDFERNARIHRAWELQRLE is encoded by the coding sequence GTGAAATTCTTCGTTTCCTGCGCCAAGGGCCTGGAGTACCTCCTGGCCGACGAACTGCTGGCGCTCGGCCTGCCCCGCGCCACCGCGACCATCGCCGGGGTCAATGCCGAAGGGGAACTGCGCGACGCCCAGCGCGTGGTGCTGTGGTCGCGCCTGGCCAGCCGCGTGCTGTGGCCGCTGGCCGAGTTCGACTGCCCGGACGAGGGCTCGCTGTACCAAGGCGTGCTGGCGATGCCGTGGGAAACGCATCTGGACGCCGAATTGACCCTGGCGGTCGATGCGCATGTCTCCGGTGACGCCATCACCCACGCGCGTTTCGCCGCGCAGCGGATCAAGGACGCCGTGGTGGACCGGCTGCGCGGGCAGGGGCTGGAGCGGCCGTCGGTGAACGTCGAGTTGCCGGACGTGCGCATCAACCTGTCGCTGCGCAAGGGCCGGGCCACGATCTCCATCGACCTCGGCGGCGGTTCGCTGCACCGGCGCGGCTGGCGCCTGGCGCAGAACGATGCACCGCTCAAGGAAAACCTGGCCGCCGCGGTGCTGCTGCGCGCCGGCTGGCCGAAGATCCACGCCGAAGGCGGCGGCCTGCTCGACCCGATGTGCGGCGGCGGTACGCTGCTGATCGAAGGCGCGCTGATGGCCGCCGACGTCGCGCCCGGGCTGCAGCGTTATGCGGATCCCTCCGCAACGGCCCGGCCATCCATGGCCGGACTTTCCACCAGGCCGCCGAGCCGCTGGCGCGGTTTCGACCAGGCGCAGTGGCGCGAACTGGTGGCCGAGGCGCGCGAGCGCGAGCGTGTCGGCCGCGCCGCGTTGAAACAGGTCATCCACGGCAGCGACCTCGACCCGCAGGCGATCCGTGCGGCCAGGCAGAACGCCGAGGAAGCCGGTGTCGGCCAGGCCATCTGGTTCGGCGTGCGCGACGTGGCCGACCTGCAGGTGCCGCCGCAGGAAACCGGCTGCGTGGTCTGCAACCCGCCCTATGACGAACGCCTGGCCGCCGACGCCGCGCTGTACCGCCGCCTGGGCGAGGCGCTCAAGCGCACGGTGCCGCAGTGGCGCGCCAGCCTGCTGTGCGGCAACGCCGAGCTGGCCTTCGCCACCGGCCTGCGCGCGCGCAGGACCTACCAGCTGTTCAACGGCGCCATCGAGTGCACGCTGATCGTCTGCGACCCCATCGCGGTGGCCGGGCGCGCGGACGACGGCCAGCCGCGGGAACTCAGCGAGGGCGCGCAGATGGTGGCCAACCGCCTGCGCAAGAACCTGAAGAAGTTCAAGAGCTGGCGTGCGCGCGAGAACGTGAGCTGCTTCCGTGCCTACGACGCCGACCTGCCGGAGTACGCGGCGGCCATCGACGTCTACCAGGAGGACGGCGGCAAGCGCCGCACCTTCCTGCACGTGCAGGAATACGCCGCGCCGGCCACCATCCCCGACGCCGACGTGCGCCGCCGCCGCAACGAGCTGTTGGCCGCCGCGCGCGAGGTGTTCGAGGTGCCGGCCGAGCAGGTGGCGCTGAAATCGCGCGAGCGCGGCAAGGGCGGCAGCAAGTACGGCCGCTTCGAGCAGCGCGGCGAGTTCATCCTGGTGCGTGAGAACGAGACGCTGCTGCGGGTGAATCTGTTCGACTACCTGGATACCGGCCTGTTCCTCGACCACCGCCCGCTGCGCCGGCACATGGCCGCGCAGGCGCGCGGCAAGCGTTTCCTCAACCTGTTCTGCTACACCGGCGTGGCCAGCGTGGAAGCGGCGGTGGCCGGCGCGGCCGCGACCACCAGCGTCGACCTGTCCGGTACTTACCTGCAGTGGTGCGCCGACAACCTGGCCCTGAACGGCATGGGCGGCAGCCGCCACCAGCTGGTGCAGGCCGATGCGATCCAGTGGCTGGAGGCCGAGCAGGGCCAGTACGACGTGATTTTCTGCGACCCGCCGACCTTCTCCAACTCCGCGCGCGCCGAGGACTTCGACGTGCAGCGCGAGCAGCTGCGCCTGTTGCGCGCGGCGGTGGCGCGGCTGGCGCCGGGCGGCGTGCTGTACTTCTCCAACAACTTCCGCCGCTTCAAACTCGAAGAGAACGCCATCGCCGGGTTCGCGCGCTGCCGCGAGATCAGCGCCAGGACCATCGGTCCGGATTTCGAACGCAACGCGCGCATCCACCGCGCGTGGGAGCTGCAGCGGCTGGAGTGA